One Salmo salar chromosome ssa01, Ssal_v3.1, whole genome shotgun sequence DNA window includes the following coding sequences:
- the LOC106607666 gene encoding alpha-actinin-2 isoform X2: MGNLNLAFEIAEKHLDIPKMLDAEDIINTPKPDERAIMTYVSCFYHAFAGAEQAETAANRICKVLGVNQENEKLMEEYEKLASELLEWIRRTTPWLENRAAEKTMVEMQRKLEDFRDYRRMHKPPKVQEKCQLEISFNTLQTKLRISNRPAFMPSEGKMVSDIASAWQGLDGAEKGYEEWLLTEIRRLERLDHLAEKFCQKATTHETWASGKELILSQKDYETATLTEVRALLRKHEAFESDLAAHQDRVEQIAAIAQELNELDYHGVAAVNQRCQSICDLWDQLGTLTQKRREAVERTEKLLETIDQLFLEFAKRSAPFNNWMEGAMEDLQDMFIVHTIDEVQSLISAHEQFKATLPEADGERQAILGIHNEVQKISQSYGIKANLLNLYSTITTEELLAKWDKVKKLVPQREGSLQEELARQHTNERLRRQFATQANLIGPWIQTRMEEIGSCSLEVGGTLEDQMTQLKQFEHIIVTYKPNIDKLEGDHQHIQESLVFDNKHTNYTMEHIRVGWELLLTTIARTINEIETQILTRDAKGISQEQMHEFRSSFNHFDRKKHGAMDTDDFRACLISMGYDLGEVEFARIMMLVDPSATGMVSFQSFIDFMTRETADTDTAEQVVASFRILAADKPYILVEELRRELPPDQAEYCILRMPRYSGPGGSAGALDYTAFSTALYGESDL, translated from the exons ATGGGGAACCTGAACCTGGCCTTTGAAATAGCAGAGAAGCACCTGGATATTCCCAAGATGCTGGATGCAGAAG ACATCATCAACACTCCTAAGCCTGATGAGAGAGCTATCATGACCTATGTGTCCTGCTTCTATCATGCTTTTGCTGGAGCTGAGCAG GCTGAGACAGCGGCCAACAGGATCTGTAAAGTGCTGGGTGTGAACCAGGAGAATGAGAAACTTATGGAGGAATACGAGAAACTGGCCAGCGAG CTACTAGAGTGGATCCGCCGAACCACCCCATGGCTGGAGAATAGGGCCGCAGAGAAGACCATGGTTGAGATGCAGAGGAAGCTGGAGGATTTCAGGGACTACCGCCGCATGCACAAGCCCCCCAAGGTGCAGGAGAAGTGCCAGCTGGAGATCAGCTTCAACACCCTGCAGACTAAGCTGCGCATAAGCAACCGGCCCGCCTTTATGCCCTCTGAGGGAAAGATGGTATCT GACATAGCCAGTGCATGGCAGGGGCTGGACGGGGCCGAGAAAGGttatgaggagtggcttctgaccGAGATCCGCAGGTTGGAGAGACTGGACCACCTGGCTGAAAAGTTTTGCCAGAAAGCCACCACCCATGAAACCTGGGCTAGTG GTAAAGAGCTGATTCTATCTCAGAAGGACTATGAGACGGCCACCCTGACGGAGGTGCGGGCGTTGCTAAGGAAACACGAGGCGTTTGAGAGTGACCTGGCTGCTCACCAGGACAGGGTGGAGCAGATAGCTGCCATCGCACAGGAGCTCAA tgagctGGACTATCATGGTGTGGCTGCTGTCAATCAGAGGTGTCAGAGCATCTGTGATCTGTGGGATCAACTTGGTACATTGACCcagaagaggagagaggctgtGGAG aggacagagaagctgctggAAACCATTGATCAGTTGTTCCTGGAGTTTGCCAAGAGATCAGCACCTTTCAACAACTGGATGGAAGGGGCTATGGAGGATCTGCAGGATATGTTTATTGTACACACGATCGATGAGGTCCAG AGCCTGATCTCCGCCCATGAGCAGTTCAAGGCCACCCTCCCAGAggcagacggagagagacaggccATCCTGGGGATCCACAACGAGGTGCAGAAGATCTCCCAGAGCTACGGCATCAAAGCCAACCTCCTCAACCTCTACAGCACCATCACCACAGAGGAGCTCCTCGCCAAGTGGGACAAG gtgaagaagctggttCCCCAGAGAGAAGGCTCCCTCCAGGAGGAGCTAGCCCGGCAGCATACTAACGAGAGGCTGAGACGGCAGTTTGCTACCCAGGCTAACCTCATCGGACCCTGGATACAGACAAGGATGGAG GAGATTGGGAGCTGCTCCCTGGAGGTGGGCGGTACCCTGGAGGACCAGATGACCCAGCTGAAGCAGTTTGAGCACATCATCGTTACCTACAAGCCCAACATCGACAAGCTGGAGGGAGACCACCAGCACATCCAGGAGTCCCTGGTGTTTGACAACAAGCATACCAACTACACCATGGAG CACATCCGTGTGGGCtgggagctcctcctcaccaccatcgCCCGCACCATCAACGAGATCGAGACCCAGATCCTGACCCGCGATGCCAAGGGCATCAGCCAGGAACAGATGCACGAGTTCCGCTCCTCCTTCAACCATTTTGACCGG AAGAAACATGGGGCGATGGACACTGATGACTTTAGGGCCTGTCTGATCTCCATGGGTTATGATTTG GGTGAAGTGGAATTTGCCCGTATCATGATGCTGGTTGACCCCAGTGCCACTGGCATGGTGTCTTTTCAATCATTTATTGATTTTATGACCAGAGAAACCGCTGACACGGACACCGCCGAGCAGGTTGTGGCATCCTTCAGGATCCTGGCAGCcgataag CCCTACATCCTGGTTGAGGAGCTAAGGAGGGAGCTCCCCCCTGACCAGGCAGAGTACTGCATCTTGAGGATGCCCCGCTACAGCGGCCCAGGGGGATCTGCAGGGGCGCTAGACTACACCGCCTTCTCCACTGCCCTCTATGGAGAGAGTGACCTCTAA